A genomic stretch from Haemophilus parainfluenzae ATCC 33392 includes:
- the cydC gene encoding heme ABC transporter ATP-binding protein/permease CydC: protein MHALLPFLRLFKFAKLPLFLGLVLMITGLASSIGLLTTSGWFLAATAIAGLGTLFNFFYPSASVRGLAISRTLFRYFEKLVTHDATFRILAKLRVQVFEKIIPLSPAVLNRYRNSDLLNRLVSDVDTLDSLYLRLIAPFITAIFVILAMCIGLSFVNAPLALGLGVSLLILVLVIPTIFYQLGKKFGDKLVHSRALYRTQFLEFIQAQAELLLFNAEDKLKDNMAKTEANWQADQQKEANLSGFSTALSLFLNGLIIAAMLWFSSQAEFGDDEYRMAFIALFTFAALASFEILMPLGSAFLHIGQVIASAERVTDIIEQQPLVTFNGKAEFDQNATTLIEAKDLSFTYPERQNRALENLNLTIQKGKKIAILGKTGSGKSTLLQLLVRNYDANQGELFLAGKPIADYAEDTLRSQFCFLTQRVHVFSDTLRQNLQFASAVNISDEKMIEVLNQVGLGKLLEQEQGLDIWLGDGGRPLSGGEQRRLGLARILLNDAPILLLDEPTEGLDRETERQILRLILAHAENKTLIMVTHRLTAIEQFDELCVIDEAKLIEKGTYTELLQLEKGFFKQLVERV, encoded by the coding sequence ATGCATGCTTTACTTCCCTTTTTACGTTTATTTAAATTCGCCAAGTTGCCTTTATTTTTAGGCTTAGTTTTGATGATTACAGGCCTTGCATCTAGCATAGGCTTGCTGACCACATCGGGTTGGTTTTTAGCCGCAACAGCTATTGCAGGTCTTGGCACGTTATTTAATTTCTTCTACCCTTCTGCTTCTGTACGTGGGCTTGCTATTAGCCGCACCCTTTTCCGCTATTTCGAAAAGTTGGTGACACACGATGCCACTTTCCGCATTTTGGCTAAATTACGGGTACAAGTTTTTGAGAAGATTATTCCATTAAGTCCTGCTGTGTTAAATCGCTACCGTAACAGCGATTTATTAAACCGCTTAGTGTCAGATGTAGATACACTCGATAGCCTTTATCTTCGCTTAATTGCGCCATTTATTACGGCTATTTTTGTGATTCTAGCTATGTGTATTGGCCTAAGTTTCGTGAATGCTCCTTTAGCCTTAGGTCTAGGTGTGAGCCTGCTTATATTGGTATTGGTTATTCCAACCATTTTCTACCAACTGGGTAAAAAATTTGGTGACAAACTCGTGCATTCACGCGCACTTTATCGCACACAATTCTTAGAGTTTATTCAAGCTCAAGCAGAATTATTGCTCTTTAATGCTGAAGATAAATTGAAAGATAATATGGCTAAAACCGAAGCAAATTGGCAAGCAGATCAACAAAAAGAAGCCAATTTAAGCGGATTTTCAACCGCACTTTCACTCTTCTTAAATGGTTTGATTATTGCCGCAATGTTGTGGTTTAGCTCACAAGCTGAGTTTGGCGACGATGAATATCGTATGGCATTTATTGCGCTCTTCACTTTTGCGGCCTTAGCCTCATTTGAAATCTTAATGCCATTAGGCTCGGCATTCTTACATATCGGGCAAGTAATTGCGTCGGCTGAACGAGTGACAGATATTATCGAACAGCAACCATTAGTGACCTTTAATGGCAAAGCGGAGTTCGATCAAAACGCTACTACATTAATTGAAGCGAAAGATCTTTCTTTCACTTATCCTGAACGTCAAAATCGTGCTTTAGAGAATTTGAATTTAACCATTCAAAAAGGCAAAAAAATCGCGATTTTAGGTAAAACAGGCAGCGGAAAATCCACGTTATTACAGCTTTTAGTGCGTAATTATGATGCCAATCAAGGAGAATTATTCCTTGCTGGCAAGCCAATAGCTGACTATGCAGAAGACACATTACGTAGCCAATTCTGCTTTTTAACACAACGTGTTCATGTATTTAGCGATACGCTTCGTCAAAATCTGCAATTCGCAAGTGCGGTCAATATTTCAGATGAAAAAATGATCGAGGTATTAAATCAAGTGGGTTTAGGTAAATTGTTGGAACAAGAACAAGGCTTAGATATTTGGCTAGGTGATGGCGGCCGTCCGCTTTCTGGTGGAGAGCAACGTCGTTTGGGCTTAGCACGTATTTTGCTTAATGATGCGCCAATTTTATTATTAGATGAGCCAACTGAAGGTTTAGATCGCGAAACTGAACGCCAAATTCTGCGTTTAATTCTTGCACATGCTGAAAATAAAACCTTAATTATGGTGACTCACCGTTTAACGGCGATTGAGCAATTTGATGAGCTTTGTGTGATTGATGAAGCGAAACTAATTGAAAAAGGCACTTATACAGAATTATTACAATTAGAAAAAGGGTTCTTTAAACAATTAGTGGAGCGTGTGTAA
- the nrdG gene encoding anaerobic ribonucleoside-triphosphate reductase-activating protein, translating to MNYLQYYPTDVVNGEGTRCTLFVSGCTHGCRGCYNQKSWSFDNGVLFDEAMEQQIINDLKDTRIKRQGLTLSGGDPMHPRNVEALLPFVQRVKKECPDKDIWVWTGYKLDELDDYQRQMLPYIDVLIDGKFIQEQADPSLVWRGSANQVIYRFKV from the coding sequence ATGAACTATCTCCAATACTACCCAACAGATGTTGTAAATGGCGAAGGCACCCGTTGTACCCTTTTCGTGAGCGGTTGTACGCATGGTTGTCGTGGTTGTTACAATCAAAAGAGCTGGTCTTTTGATAATGGCGTATTATTTGATGAGGCGATGGAACAACAAATCATCAATGATTTAAAGGATACGCGCATTAAACGTCAAGGGCTCACACTTTCTGGTGGGGATCCGATGCATCCACGTAATGTTGAAGCCTTACTTCCTTTTGTTCAACGTGTAAAAAAAGAATGTCCCGATAAGGACATTTGGGTATGGACGGGATATAAACTGGATGAACTTGATGATTATCAACGTCAAATGTTGCCTTATATTGACGTACTCATTGATGGAAAATTTATACAAGAACAGGCTGACCCTAGCCTGGTTTGGAGAGGTTCAGCCAATCAAGTGATTTATCGTTTTAAGGTTTAA
- a CDS encoding TatD family hydrolase, whose protein sequence is MPFFDTHTHLDYLHHDTGEPLAQLVDNAKQADVQKILIVAVKESDFKTIQNMTALFPEHLYCGLGLHPLYIKEHQEHDLEILDAALSVRNQNCTAVAEIGLECAIPNLLTDELWQKQQHFLESQLYLAKKYNLSVNLHSRKSHEQFFRFLKQANLPKCGVVHGFSGSYDQAKRFVDLGYKIGVGGTITYERANKTRQAIAKLPLEALVLETDTPDMPVFGFQGQPNRPERIVHTFDALCSLRSENAEVIKETAWQNSLTLFG, encoded by the coding sequence ATGCCTTTCTTCGATACTCATACCCACCTTGATTATCTTCATCATGACACAGGTGAGCCATTAGCTCAGCTCGTGGATAACGCTAAGCAAGCTGATGTGCAGAAAATTTTGATTGTGGCAGTAAAAGAGTCGGATTTTAAAACGATCCAAAATATGACCGCACTTTTCCCTGAGCATCTTTATTGTGGGCTTGGGTTGCATCCTCTTTATATCAAAGAGCATCAAGAGCATGATTTAGAGATATTGGATGCGGCATTATCTGTTCGTAATCAAAATTGTACAGCCGTAGCAGAAATAGGCTTAGAATGTGCAATTCCTAATTTATTGACTGATGAATTATGGCAAAAGCAACAGCACTTTTTAGAAAGTCAGCTTTATTTAGCGAAGAAATACAATCTGTCGGTCAATTTACATAGTCGTAAATCCCACGAGCAATTCTTCCGCTTTTTAAAACAAGCCAATTTGCCTAAATGTGGTGTCGTGCATGGTTTTTCTGGAAGTTATGATCAAGCAAAACGATTTGTGGATTTAGGCTATAAAATTGGCGTAGGCGGTACCATTACTTATGAACGCGCGAATAAAACGCGTCAAGCGATTGCGAAGTTGCCATTAGAGGCGTTGGTATTAGAAACGGATACTCCCGATATGCCGGTGTTTGGCTTTCAAGGGCAACCTAATCGACCAGAGCGGATAGTTCACACCTTTGACGCTTTATGTAGTTTAAGAAGTGAAAATGCTGAAGTAATTAAAGAAACGGCTTGGCAGAATAGCTTAACCTTATTCGGTTAA
- a CDS encoding peptidylprolyl isomerase produces the protein MVTLHTNFGDIKIKLDFDKAPITAENFLNYCKNGFYNNTIFHRVIDGFMIQGGGMESGMREKATNAPIQNEANNRLSNKRGTIAMARTSDPHSATAQFFINVADNNFLNYRSKEMFGREVVQEWGYAVFGEVVEGMDVVDKIKKVKTGNKGFHQDVPTEDVVITSVSVE, from the coding sequence ATGGTTACATTACACACAAATTTTGGCGATATTAAAATTAAACTCGATTTTGATAAAGCGCCAATCACTGCAGAAAACTTTTTAAATTATTGTAAAAACGGTTTCTATAATAACACAATTTTCCATCGTGTTATTGATGGATTTATGATCCAAGGCGGTGGTATGGAAAGCGGAATGCGTGAAAAAGCAACAAATGCACCGATCCAAAATGAAGCCAACAATCGTTTAAGCAATAAACGTGGCACAATCGCCATGGCGCGTACCTCTGATCCACATTCTGCAACGGCACAATTCTTCATTAACGTGGCTGATAATAACTTCTTAAACTACCGCTCAAAAGAGATGTTCGGTCGTGAAGTTGTGCAAGAATGGGGCTATGCCGTATTCGGTGAAGTGGTTGAAGGGATGGATGTGGTTGATAAAATTAAGAAAGTAAAAACCGGTAATAAAGGTTTCCACCAAGACGTTCCGACAGAAGATGTTGTGATCACATCAGTTTCTGTCGAATAA
- the cysS gene encoding cysteine--tRNA ligase — protein MLKIFNTLTREKEVFKPIHEGKVGMYVCGVTVYDLCHIGHGRTFVCFDVIARYLRSLGYDLTYVRNITDVDDKIIKRALENKETCDQLVDRMVQEMYKDFDALNVLRPDFEPRATHHIPEIIEIVEKLIARGHAYVANNGDVMFDVESFKEYGKLSRQDLDQLQAGARIEINEIKKNPMDFVLWKMSKENEPSWPSPWGAGRPGWHIECSAMNCKQLGEHFDIHGGGSDLMFPHHENEIAQSCCAHGGQYVNYWIHSGMIMVDKEKMSKSLSNFFTIRDVLNHYNAEAVRYFLLTAHYRSQLNYSEENLNLAQGALERLYTALRGTDQSAVAFGGENFVEAFREAMDDDFNTPNALSVLFEMAREINKLKTEDAEKANGLAARLCELAGILGLLQQDPEKFLQAGSDDDEVAKIEALIKQRNEARAAKDWTAADAARNELTAMGIVLEDGPNGTTWRKQ, from the coding sequence ATGTTAAAGATCTTTAATACCCTCACTCGTGAAAAAGAAGTGTTCAAACCTATCCATGAAGGAAAAGTGGGTATGTATGTGTGCGGCGTGACCGTTTACGATTTATGCCATATTGGCCATGGCCGTACCTTTGTGTGTTTTGATGTGATTGCTCGCTACTTACGCTCTTTAGGCTACGATTTGACTTATGTGCGTAATATCACTGATGTAGACGATAAAATCATTAAGCGAGCATTAGAAAACAAAGAAACCTGCGATCAACTTGTAGATCGTATGGTGCAAGAGATGTATAAAGATTTTGATGCACTTAATGTATTACGCCCTGATTTTGAACCTCGTGCGACGCATCATATTCCTGAAATTATTGAGATTGTGGAAAAACTGATTGCACGCGGTCATGCTTATGTTGCAAACAATGGCGACGTGATGTTTGATGTGGAAAGCTTTAAGGAATACGGCAAATTATCACGCCAAGATCTCGACCAATTACAAGCCGGTGCACGTATTGAAATTAATGAAATCAAGAAAAATCCAATGGATTTCGTGCTTTGGAAAATGTCAAAAGAAAACGAACCAAGCTGGCCATCGCCATGGGGCGCAGGTCGTCCAGGTTGGCACATTGAATGTTCGGCAATGAACTGTAAACAACTTGGTGAGCATTTTGATATTCATGGTGGCGGTTCTGATTTAATGTTCCCACACCACGAAAATGAAATCGCCCAATCTTGCTGTGCTCATGGTGGCCAATATGTGAATTATTGGATCCATTCCGGCATGATCATGGTAGATAAAGAAAAAATGTCGAAATCCCTCAGCAACTTCTTTACCATTCGTGATGTATTAAACCACTACAATGCAGAAGCGGTGCGTTATTTCTTACTAACGGCACACTATCGCAGCCAACTCAATTATAGTGAAGAAAACTTGAATTTAGCACAAGGTGCATTAGAACGTTTGTACACCGCTTTACGTGGCACCGATCAAAGTGCGGTTGCTTTTGGCGGTGAAAATTTTGTGGAAGCCTTCCGTGAAGCCATGGACGATGATTTCAATACGCCAAACGCTCTTTCTGTCTTATTTGAAATGGCGCGTGAAATCAATAAATTGAAAACTGAAGATGCAGAAAAAGCCAATGGTCTTGCTGCGCGTTTATGTGAGTTAGCGGGTATCTTAGGTTTACTTCAACAAGATCCAGAAAAATTCTTACAAGCTGGTTCTGACGATGATGAAGTCGCAAAAATTGAAGCGCTTATCAAACAACGAAACGAAGCCCGTGCCGCTAAAGATTGGACTGCTGCAGATGCGGCTCGTAATGAACTCACTGCAATGGGAATTGTGTTAGAAGACGGCCCTAACGGCACGACGTGGCGTAAACAATAA
- a CDS encoding integrase core domain-containing protein codes for MQVTQSMSRRGNCWDNAPMERWFRSFKYEWMQEGDYLTLGQAMDDVRAYVMYYNFVSPHRYNQGLPPVLTETTYRGLLN; via the coding sequence ATTCAGGTAACTCAAAGTATGAGTCGCCGAGGTAACTGTTGGGATAATGCTCCAATGGAGCGTTGGTTCCGCAGCTTTAAATATGAATGGATGCAAGAGGGCGACTATCTAACCTTGGGGCAAGCGATGGACGATGTGAGAGCTTATGTGATGTATTACAATTTTGTTAGCCCACATCGTTACAATCAAGGTTTGCCGCCTGTTTTAACAGAAACAACCTATCGGGGACTGTTGAATTAG
- a CDS encoding HvfX family Cu-binding RiPP maturation protein: protein MQGISSGVSLLILRFFLAWEFLEAGLEKWNGQNWFTEIQDRFPFPFNLIPADINWHVAMGSELIFPFLLIFGVLTRFSALSLTILISVAWYSIHADSGYNVCDNGYKLPLIYVVTLLILITQGAGKLSLDTLIKKVYPTKSWLKFL, encoded by the coding sequence ATGCAAGGTATCAGCAGCGGCGTGAGTTTATTGATTTTACGCTTTTTTCTTGCGTGGGAATTTTTAGAGGCAGGGTTAGAAAAATGGAATGGTCAAAATTGGTTTACTGAAATACAAGATCGTTTTCCTTTTCCATTTAATCTTATTCCAGCCGATATTAATTGGCACGTTGCAATGGGATCTGAATTAATTTTCCCATTCTTGCTGATATTTGGGGTGCTAACACGTTTTAGTGCATTAAGTTTAACGATTTTAATCTCTGTCGCGTGGTATAGCATTCACGCCGATTCAGGTTATAACGTTTGTGATAATGGTTATAAATTACCCTTAATTTATGTGGTAACTTTATTAATCTTAATTACGCAGGGAGCAGGGAAACTCTCTTTAGACACGCTTATTAAGAAGGTTTATCCAACTAAAAGCTGGTTGAAATTCCTCTAA
- the hvfA gene encoding oxazolone/thioamide-modified RiPP metallophore HvfA gives MKKLSTLAALAGALTMTVATVAHAEPKSSSTDKAATPCVGDKCVKTKAAEGKCGEGKCGANETKAAEGKCGEGKCGASKPKAAEGKCGEGKCGSK, from the coding sequence ATGAAAAAATTATCCACTTTAGCCGCATTAGCAGGAGCATTAACGATGACAGTAGCTACTGTTGCACACGCTGAGCCAAAATCAAGCAGTACAGATAAAGCTGCAACACCTTGTGTAGGTGATAAATGTGTGAAAACAAAAGCTGCAGAAGGTAAATGCGGAGAAGGCAAATGTGGTGCAAACGAAACGAAAGCCGCAGAAGGTAAATGTGGTGAAGGTAAATGTGGTGCGAGCAAACCAAAAGCTGCAGAAGGTAAATGTGGTGAAGGTAAATGTGGCTCTAAATAA
- a CDS encoding HvfB family MNIO-type RiPP peptide maturase, whose amino-acid sequence MLQGAGLGYRRDLADDFLNLSSNNAIQFMEVAPENWVKMGGAARYRFDQAAERYPLAVHGLSLSLGGQAPLDRELLKNTKALMTQYNSTFFSEHLSYCECEGHLYDLLPMPFTEEAVKHVAQRIRYVQDFLELQISLENTSYYLHSPTSTMNEVEFLNAIAQEADCGIHLDVNNIYVNGVNHGLLDPYVFLDQVDVKRVNYIHIAGHDEEHSAAQVVEDLEGESFNKIKGAYRYLPELLIDTHGEAVKGTVWDLLEYAYQRLPVIPPTLLERDFNFPPFAELYSEVEHIAQLQQKYAQKEVISYAA is encoded by the coding sequence ATGTTACAAGGTGCAGGATTAGGATATCGTCGAGATTTAGCTGATGATTTTTTAAATTTATCATCAAATAATGCGATTCAGTTTATGGAAGTTGCTCCAGAAAATTGGGTAAAAATGGGAGGAGCTGCTCGTTATAGATTTGATCAAGCCGCTGAAAGATATCCACTTGCGGTACACGGACTATCACTTTCATTAGGCGGGCAAGCACCACTTGATCGCGAGTTATTAAAAAATACTAAAGCATTAATGACTCAATATAATTCGACATTTTTTTCTGAACATTTGAGTTATTGTGAATGTGAAGGGCATTTATATGATTTATTACCTATGCCATTTACTGAAGAAGCTGTAAAACACGTAGCACAGAGAATCCGCTATGTGCAAGATTTTTTAGAATTACAAATTTCATTAGAAAACACCTCTTATTATTTACACTCTCCCACCAGCACAATGAATGAAGTAGAATTTTTAAATGCTATTGCACAGGAAGCGGATTGTGGTATTCATTTAGATGTGAATAATATTTATGTAAATGGCGTCAATCACGGTTTACTTGATCCTTATGTTTTTTTAGATCAAGTAGATGTGAAACGTGTCAATTACATTCATATAGCAGGACACGACGAAGAACATTCTGCCGCACAAGTTGTAGAGGATTTAGAAGGGGAATCATTTAATAAAATAAAAGGGGCATATCGCTATTTACCAGAGTTATTAATTGATACGCACGGTGAGGCAGTAAAAGGTACTGTGTGGGATTTATTAGAATATGCCTATCAACGACTACCCGTCATTCCGCCAACATTATTAGAGCGTGATTTCAATTTCCCTCCATTTGCAGAACTTTATTCTGAAGTTGAACATATTGCACAACTACAGCAAAAATATGCTCAAAAAGAGGTAATATCCTATGCAGCCTAA
- a CDS encoding HvfC family RiPP maturation protein — protein sequence MQPKPSLIETQKALATAVRLANAQPLNGYAPNRLAVYARLVRNNIFGFIDRCFVEAPKHVSAESWSQTKEFFVLKGKSHSPYFQDIAGEFLLFCQEKESFDANILALMDFENTQLLAEVSLAKVPEKFEWNKYSVMQLSDAAYLKSYEVDFLSSDFKQFDENPMQAVIWRDSDFNILQQCLSELDFWLLSYIQEQPSSLEEVLSALNTVVEDSTPLIPLLENTWVNWINAEVLYPKV from the coding sequence ATGCAGCCTAAACCTTCGCTTATTGAAACACAAAAAGCACTTGCCACAGCAGTTCGATTGGCTAATGCTCAACCTCTAAATGGTTATGCTCCGAATCGCCTTGCTGTTTATGCTCGTTTAGTTCGAAATAACATCTTTGGTTTTATTGACCGTTGTTTTGTTGAAGCGCCTAAACACGTTTCTGCTGAGAGTTGGTCTCAGACAAAAGAATTTTTTGTATTAAAAGGAAAATCACATTCGCCTTATTTTCAAGATATTGCTGGAGAATTTCTCTTATTTTGTCAAGAAAAAGAGAGTTTTGACGCCAATATACTGGCATTGATGGATTTTGAAAATACTCAATTACTTGCAGAAGTTTCTTTAGCAAAAGTACCTGAAAAATTTGAGTGGAATAAGTATAGCGTAATGCAGTTATCTGATGCAGCTTATTTAAAAAGCTATGAAGTCGATTTTTTATCAAGCGATTTTAAACAATTTGATGAAAACCCTATGCAAGCTGTTATATGGCGGGATAGCGATTTTAATATTCTGCAACAATGCTTATCTGAACTTGACTTTTGGCTATTAAGTTATATACAAGAACAACCTTCGTCTTTAGAAGAGGTATTATCTGCCTTAAATACTGTAGTTGAAGATAGCACCCCCTTAATTCCATTATTGGAAAACACTTGGGTTAATTGGATTAATGCTGAAGTGCTTTATCCCAAAGTATGA
- a CDS encoding sigma-70 family RNA polymerase sigma factor, with translation METRISDKELIQIREQMLKFATLQVSNPVLAEDLVQESFLSAFNNLEHFKRQAAFKTWVFAILKNKIIDFLRQKGKFVLETEIEDEEQTNHFFDEGGHWKAEHSPLDLELSESAVYSEEFWLIFETCLTCLPAKQAKIFMMREFLELSSEEICQENQLSISNLHTTLYRARLQLQNCLSHKL, from the coding sequence ATGGAAACCAGAATTTCCGATAAAGAACTGATACAAATTAGAGAGCAAATGCTGAAGTTTGCCACATTACAGGTGAGTAATCCTGTATTAGCTGAAGATTTGGTTCAAGAAAGTTTTTTGAGTGCATTTAACAATCTCGAGCACTTTAAGCGACAAGCCGCATTTAAAACGTGGGTCTTTGCTATCTTAAAAAATAAAATCATCGATTTTCTTCGCCAGAAAGGCAAATTTGTCCTTGAAACCGAAATAGAAGATGAAGAACAAACCAATCATTTCTTTGATGAAGGGGGACACTGGAAAGCTGAACATTCTCCACTCGATCTCGAACTGAGCGAAAGTGCGGTCTATTCTGAAGAGTTCTGGCTGATTTTTGAAACTTGTTTAACTTGCCTACCGGCCAAACAAGCCAAGATTTTTATGATGAGAGAGTTTTTGGAATTATCTTCTGAAGAAATTTGCCAAGAAAATCAACTAAGCATAAGTAACTTGCACACGACACTCTATCGTGCCCGCTTACAACTTCAAAACTGCTTATCTCATAAACTTTAG
- a CDS encoding zf-HC2 domain-containing protein yields MKCRQATRLISDAQERPLMTKEKIGLNLHLAICTHCRKFQRNCGTLRKLMKDFKG; encoded by the coding sequence ATGAAATGTCGCCAAGCAACTCGCCTCATTTCAGATGCGCAAGAACGCCCATTAATGACTAAAGAAAAAATTGGGCTCAATTTGCATCTTGCCATCTGTACACATTGCCGTAAATTTCAACGAAATTGTGGCACATTGAGAAAATTAATGAAGGATTTCAAAGGATAA
- a CDS encoding YtfJ family protein, giving the protein MKKIMLLSAVMGSLISINAFAHNIQPNQLLANVTVSDKGEITLNGNDVAYKSWSSTALPGKVRVIQHIAGRSAAKEKNQAMIEAIKAAHFNQAKYQTTTIINADDAVVGTGMFVKSSAEKGKKENAHSQVILDDKSAVKNTWGLREKDSVIILLDKTGKVQFVKEGKLTDDEVKEVISRATALIAK; this is encoded by the coding sequence ATGAAAAAAATCATGCTTTTGAGTGCAGTGATGGGCAGTTTAATCTCAATCAATGCATTCGCGCACAATATCCAACCTAACCAACTTTTAGCCAATGTAACGGTTTCGGATAAGGGCGAAATCACTTTAAATGGCAATGATGTGGCGTATAAATCGTGGAGCTCAACGGCATTACCTGGCAAAGTCCGTGTGATTCAGCATATTGCAGGCAGAAGTGCGGCAAAAGAGAAAAATCAAGCGATGATCGAAGCTATTAAAGCTGCTCATTTTAACCAAGCTAAATATCAAACCACGACGATTATCAACGCTGATGATGCCGTTGTGGGCACAGGCATGTTTGTGAAAAGTAGTGCAGAAAAAGGCAAAAAAGAAAATGCCCACAGCCAAGTGATTTTAGATGATAAAAGTGCAGTCAAAAATACATGGGGATTACGTGAAAAAGATAGCGTGATTATTTTGCTTGATAAAACCGGCAAAGTGCAATTTGTGAAAGAAGGTAAATTGACGGATGATGAAGTCAAGGAAGTCATTTCACGAGCAACAGCGTTAATCGCGAAGTAA
- a CDS encoding zinc ribbon domain-containing protein YjdM translates to MDQMPACPKCKGEYVYHDSVNFVCPDCGNEWNGNEAVEVDEDQLIVKDSNGNLLADGDDVLLIKDLKLKGSSEVLKKGTKFKNIRLVNGDHNVDCGKIMLKSEFLKKA, encoded by the coding sequence ATGGATCAAATGCCAGCTTGCCCAAAATGTAAAGGCGAATATGTTTATCACGATTCTGTGAATTTTGTTTGCCCTGATTGCGGTAATGAATGGAATGGTAACGAAGCAGTTGAAGTCGATGAAGATCAACTGATTGTTAAAGATAGCAACGGTAATTTATTAGCCGATGGCGATGATGTACTTTTAATTAAAGATTTAAAATTAAAAGGTTCATCAGAAGTATTGAAGAAAGGCACGAAATTCAAAAATATCCGTTTAGTTAACGGAGATCACAACGTTGATTGTGGCAAAATCATGTTGAAATCAGAGTTCTTGAAAAAAGCTTAA
- the pheA gene encoding prephenate dehydratase: MALDLSEIRQQITQIDRSLLKLLSERHRLAYDVVRSKEVTQKALRDLEREQQLLQELVQFAESQNYQLEPQYITSVFQKIIEDSVLTQQVYLQKKLNEQREETLHIAFLGKRGSYSNLAARNYAARYHQQFAEISCDSFAQIFEKVESGEADYGVLPLENTTSGAINEVYDLLQHTTLSLVGELAYPIKHCVLVNEQDDLSKIDTLYSHPQVIQQCSQFIQSLERVHIEFCESSSHAMQLVASLNKPNIAALGNEDGGKLYGLHVLKHNIANQENNITRFIVVAKQAREVSPQIHTKTLLLMTTSQQAGSLVDALLVFKKHGINMTKLESRPIYGKPWEEMFYLEIEGNIHHPDTQIALEELKQFSNYLKVLGCYPSEIVKPAKV; this comes from the coding sequence ATGGCATTAGATTTATCTGAAATTCGTCAGCAAATTACGCAAATTGATCGCAGCTTGTTAAAGCTGCTTTCAGAGCGTCATCGTCTGGCATATGATGTAGTAAGAAGCAAAGAAGTGACGCAAAAAGCGTTACGTGATTTAGAGCGAGAACAACAACTCTTACAGGAGCTTGTGCAATTTGCTGAAAGCCAAAATTATCAGCTTGAACCACAGTATATTACGTCAGTCTTCCAAAAAATCATTGAAGATTCTGTATTAACACAACAAGTGTACTTGCAGAAAAAGCTCAATGAGCAACGAGAAGAAACGTTACATATCGCTTTCTTAGGCAAGCGTGGTTCTTACTCTAATTTGGCTGCGCGTAATTATGCGGCTCGCTACCATCAACAATTTGCTGAAATCAGTTGCGATTCCTTTGCTCAAATTTTTGAAAAAGTTGAAAGCGGAGAAGCTGATTATGGCGTACTTCCTTTAGAAAACACCACATCAGGTGCAATTAATGAGGTTTATGATTTGCTTCAACATACCACCTTATCTTTGGTGGGTGAGTTGGCTTATCCTATCAAGCACTGTGTTTTAGTGAATGAGCAAGATGATTTAAGCAAAATTGATACGCTTTATAGCCATCCACAAGTGATTCAGCAGTGCAGTCAATTTATTCAAAGTCTTGAGCGCGTGCATATTGAGTTCTGCGAAAGTAGCTCTCATGCAATGCAGCTCGTGGCAAGCTTGAATAAACCGAATATTGCGGCATTAGGTAATGAAGATGGTGGCAAGCTTTACGGCTTACATGTGTTAAAACATAATATTGCCAACCAAGAAAACAACATTACTCGTTTCATTGTCGTGGCAAAACAAGCACGTGAAGTTTCACCGCAAATCCACACGAAAACCTTATTGTTGATGACCACATCGCAACAAGCGGGTTCTTTAGTGGACGCCTTACTTGTGTTTAAAAAGCACGGTATCAATATGACTAAGCTTGAATCGCGCCCTATTTATGGCAAACCTTGGGAAGAAATGTTCTATTTGGAGATTGAAGGAAACATTCATCATCCAGATACCCAAATTGCCTTGGAAGAGCTTAAGCAGTTCAGTAATTATCTGAAAGTGCTTGGTTGTTATCCAAGTGAAATTGTGAAGCCTGCGAAGGTATAA